A part of Planococcus sp. MB-3u-03 genomic DNA contains:
- the pgsA gene encoding CDP-diacylglycerol--glycerol-3-phosphate 3-phosphatidyltransferase: protein MNIPNQITISRILLIPIFMAFMLIDFGWGDMTLLGATLPVAHFIGALIFIFASATDWVDGYYARKYNLVTTFGKFLDPLADKLLVSAALIILVELGFAPAWVVIVIISREFAVTGLRLVLAGEGEVVAAGNLGKIKTVTQLFAIISLLLYNMIFTLVGIPFGEIMLYIALLFTVWSGWDYFYANRKGLMTSK from the coding sequence ATGAATATTCCAAACCAAATCACCATCTCACGCATTTTGCTCATCCCGATTTTCATGGCTTTCATGCTCATCGATTTCGGCTGGGGAGATATGACGCTCCTCGGGGCAACGCTTCCGGTCGCGCATTTCATCGGCGCATTGATCTTCATTTTCGCGTCCGCCACCGACTGGGTCGACGGCTATTATGCGCGCAAATACAATTTAGTCACGACTTTCGGCAAGTTCTTGGATCCGCTTGCCGATAAACTTCTCGTCTCTGCGGCATTGATCATCTTGGTCGAGCTCGGCTTCGCGCCGGCATGGGTCGTTATCGTCATCATCAGCCGCGAATTTGCCGTCACAGGCTTGCGCTTGGTGCTGGCAGGCGAAGGGGAAGTCGTGGCAGCTGGCAACTTGGGCAAAATCAAGACTGTCACACAACTTTTCGCGATCATTTCGTTATTGCTTTACAATATGATCTTTACTTTGGTCGGAATTCCATTCGGCGAGATCATGCTTTATATCGCTTTGCTGTTTACGGTATGGTCCGGATGGGATTATTTCTATGCCAATCGCAAAGGGCTTATGACATCCAAATAA
- a CDS encoding TIGR00282 family metallophosphoesterase, translating into MKVLFIGDIVGSIGREALESYLPRLKRKYAPDVVIANGENAAAGRGITKSIYQDLLFMGVDMVTMGNHTWDQKEIFDFIDDVDYLIRPANFSEEAPGRGMATVTKNGKTLSVINLHGRVFLPAHDDPFKMADELIEEAKQVSPLVFVDFHAEATSEKIAMGWHLDGRASVVVGTHTHVQTADARVLPGGTAYISDVGMTGPYDEILGMKKDSVLYRFKTNMPTRFEVPKTGRSVVSGFFTEIDDNTGKALSCERIYINEDYPFQA; encoded by the coding sequence ATGAAAGTTTTATTTATTGGAGACATTGTTGGATCGATCGGAAGAGAGGCCTTGGAATCGTATTTGCCGAGACTGAAGCGCAAATATGCACCGGATGTCGTCATCGCAAACGGCGAGAACGCCGCTGCAGGACGCGGCATTACCAAATCGATTTACCAGGATCTATTGTTCATGGGGGTCGACATGGTGACGATGGGCAACCATACGTGGGACCAAAAAGAAATTTTTGATTTTATCGACGATGTGGATTACTTGATCCGCCCGGCGAACTTTTCGGAAGAGGCACCTGGACGTGGCATGGCAACTGTCACGAAAAACGGCAAAACTTTGTCGGTCATCAATTTGCACGGCCGCGTGTTCCTTCCTGCACATGACGATCCATTCAAGATGGCAGATGAATTGATCGAAGAAGCCAAGCAAGTGTCGCCGCTCGTCTTCGTCGACTTCCATGCGGAAGCGACAAGCGAAAAGATTGCGATGGGCTGGCATTTGGATGGCCGCGCTTCTGTTGTCGTCGGGACGCACACCCATGTCCAAACAGCGGATGCACGCGTCCTCCCTGGCGGAACGGCGTATATTTCGGATGTCGGCATGACCGGCCCGTACGACGAAATCCTTGGCATGAAAAAAGACTCGGTTCTATACCGTTTCAAGACGAATATGCCGACGCGCTTTGAAGTGCCAAAAACAGGCCGTTCGGTCGTCAGCGGATTTTTCACGGAGATTGACGACAATACAGGGAAAGCTTTGAGTTGCGAGAGAATCTATATCAATGAGGATTACCCTTTCCAGGCATGA
- the recA gene encoding recombinase RecA, with protein MSDRKAALDMALKQIEKQFGKGSVMKLGESTGHNVSTVSSGSLSLDIALGIGGYPRGRVIEIYGPESSGKTTVSLHAIAEVQASGGTAAFIDAEHALDPVYAKALGVDLDELLLSQPDTGEQALEIAEALVRSGAVDIVVIDSVAALVPKAEIEGEMGDSHVGLQARLMSQALRKLSGAINKSNTIAVFINQIREKVGVMFGNPEVTPGGRALKFYSSVRLEVRRAEALKSGNDIIGNRTKIKVVKNKVAPPFRTAEVDIMYGQGISREGEIVDLAADLDIVQKSGSWYSYNNERVGQGRENAKQFMREHEDIRNEIAGKVREHYGMTAASYSVAVPKADKKEAEDFNLLVDEEE; from the coding sequence TTGAGCGATCGTAAAGCAGCGCTGGATATGGCGCTAAAACAAATAGAAAAGCAATTTGGTAAAGGGTCTGTCATGAAATTGGGTGAAAGCACAGGCCATAATGTCTCAACAGTTTCAAGTGGTTCGTTGTCTCTTGACATCGCACTAGGCATAGGCGGATATCCGCGTGGGCGCGTTATCGAGATCTACGGGCCGGAAAGTTCAGGTAAGACAACGGTTTCTCTCCACGCGATTGCAGAAGTCCAGGCTTCAGGCGGGACAGCTGCATTTATCGATGCGGAGCACGCCCTTGACCCGGTGTATGCCAAAGCGCTTGGCGTCGACTTGGATGAACTATTGCTGTCTCAGCCGGATACAGGCGAGCAGGCACTTGAAATCGCAGAAGCGCTCGTGCGCAGCGGCGCGGTAGACATCGTCGTCATCGACTCCGTGGCAGCACTTGTGCCGAAAGCGGAAATCGAAGGCGAAATGGGCGACTCACACGTCGGCCTACAAGCCCGTCTCATGTCACAGGCTCTCCGTAAACTGTCGGGTGCTATCAACAAATCGAACACCATTGCTGTATTTATCAACCAAATCCGAGAAAAAGTCGGCGTTATGTTCGGTAACCCAGAAGTCACGCCGGGCGGACGCGCATTGAAATTCTATTCATCCGTACGCCTAGAAGTACGCCGTGCAGAAGCCTTGAAATCCGGCAACGACATCATTGGTAACCGGACGAAGATCAAAGTCGTCAAAAACAAAGTAGCTCCGCCGTTCCGTACCGCGGAAGTGGACATCATGTATGGACAGGGGATCTCGCGTGAAGGTGAGATTGTCGACCTAGCGGCTGATTTGGATATCGTCCAAAAGAGCGGCTCATGGTACTCCTATAACAACGAACGTGTCGGGCAAGGCCGTGAAAACGCTAAGCAATTCATGCGTGAGCATGAAGACATCCGCAACGAAATCGCAGGAAAAGTCCGTGAACATTACGGCATGACAGCTGCTTCTTATTCAGTCGCTGTTCCGAAAGCTGACAAGAAAGAAGCCGAAGACTTCAACTTGCTTGTCGACGAAGAGGAATAG
- a CDS encoding RicAFT regulatory complex protein RicA family protein has protein sequence MTYTKQQIVDKAREVADMIAETEEVDFFKRAEAQINENQQIREKIASLKSLQKQAVNFQHYGKERALELIEKKIQKIEDEIDAVPIVQEFKQSQSDVNSLLQMVSTAIANQVTNNIITDTGGDLLRGETGSKVRNDGGGSCS, from the coding sequence ATGACTTATACAAAACAACAAATCGTCGATAAAGCGCGTGAAGTAGCGGACATGATCGCTGAAACAGAAGAAGTGGATTTCTTTAAACGTGCAGAAGCACAGATCAATGAAAACCAGCAGATCCGTGAAAAAATCGCCAGCTTGAAAAGCCTTCAAAAACAAGCGGTCAATTTCCAGCACTACGGGAAAGAACGTGCGCTTGAATTGATCGAGAAGAAAATCCAGAAAATCGAAGATGAAATCGACGCTGTGCCGATCGTTCAGGAATTCAAGCAATCACAAAGCGATGTCAACTCGCTATTGCAGATGGTTTCTACGGCGATCGCCAATCAGGTGACGAACAACATCATCACAGATACCGGCGGCGACTTGCTGCGCGGCGAAACAGGATCCAAAGTAAGAAACGATGGCGGCGGAAGCTGCTCATAA
- the rny gene encoding ribonuclease Y — protein MGITEFIFALLGIIVGVVVGYFALKKANDSKMAGAKHSAEQVVEDAKREAEALKKEALLEAKDENHKLRTEAESEIRERRSEMQKHENRLLQREENLDRKDDALNKREAGLERKDQALAEKQQHIEQMESKAENLVQQQQTEMERISSLTREEAKSIILEQVENELSTDIAVMVKESEARAKEESDKKAKNILSLAMQRFAADHVAETTVSVVNLPNDEMKGRIIGREGRNIRTLETLTGIDLIIDDTPEAVILSGFDPIRRETARLALEKLVSDGRIHPARIEEMVEKSRREVDEQIREIGEQTTFDVGVHNLHPDLIKILGRLRYRTSYGQNVLKHSVEVAFLSGLMAAELGEDVTLARRAGLLHDIGKAIDHEVEGSHVEIGVELGTKYKEHPVVINSIASHHGDTEATSVISVIVAAADALSAARPGARSETLENYIRRLEKLEEISESYEGVEKSFAIQAGREIRIMVRPEQIDDMTAHRLARDIRKRIEEELDYPGHIKVTVIRETRAVEYAK, from the coding sequence ATGGGTATTACTGAGTTCATCTTCGCTTTGCTTGGTATCATCGTCGGTGTAGTTGTTGGGTATTTTGCATTGAAAAAGGCAAACGATTCCAAAATGGCTGGCGCCAAACATTCCGCAGAGCAAGTCGTCGAAGATGCAAAACGGGAAGCAGAGGCGCTAAAGAAAGAAGCCTTGCTGGAAGCGAAAGACGAAAATCATAAATTGCGTACTGAAGCTGAATCTGAAATTCGCGAACGCCGATCGGAAATGCAGAAACATGAAAATCGGTTGTTGCAAAGAGAAGAAAATTTGGATCGCAAGGATGATGCATTAAACAAACGCGAGGCCGGCCTTGAACGCAAGGATCAGGCTCTTGCCGAAAAACAACAGCATATTGAACAGATGGAGAGCAAAGCTGAGAATTTGGTTCAGCAGCAACAAACCGAAATGGAACGGATTTCATCTTTGACACGCGAAGAAGCGAAAAGCATCATTCTCGAGCAAGTGGAGAATGAATTGTCGACAGACATCGCCGTCATGGTCAAGGAATCGGAAGCCCGTGCCAAAGAAGAATCGGACAAAAAAGCGAAGAACATCTTGTCGCTCGCGATGCAGCGCTTTGCTGCAGACCATGTAGCGGAAACGACTGTTTCCGTGGTCAACTTGCCGAATGACGAGATGAAAGGCCGCATCATCGGGCGTGAAGGACGCAATATCCGGACGCTTGAAACCTTGACCGGCATCGATTTGATTATCGATGACACGCCGGAAGCGGTCATTCTTTCCGGATTTGATCCGATCCGCCGCGAAACGGCGCGTCTGGCACTTGAGAAATTGGTGTCGGACGGCCGCATCCATCCAGCGAGAATCGAAGAAATGGTTGAGAAGTCAAGACGTGAAGTCGATGAACAAATTCGTGAAATTGGGGAACAAACCACATTTGACGTAGGTGTACATAACTTGCATCCAGACTTGATCAAAATACTCGGTCGACTCCGCTACCGCACAAGCTATGGCCAGAACGTCCTGAAACACTCAGTTGAAGTAGCGTTCTTGTCAGGCCTTATGGCAGCAGAGCTTGGAGAAGATGTGACACTCGCAAGACGTGCCGGATTGCTCCACGATATCGGCAAAGCCATCGACCATGAAGTTGAAGGCAGCCATGTGGAAATCGGCGTCGAGCTCGGAACGAAATACAAGGAACATCCAGTCGTCATCAACAGCATCGCTTCCCACCACGGCGACACAGAAGCGACTTCGGTCATTTCGGTCATCGTCGCAGCAGCGGATGCATTATCCGCAGCACGCCCAGGTGCCAGAAGCGAAACGCTCGAGAACTACATCCGCCGGCTTGAAAAGCTGGAAGAGATTTCAGAGTCTTACGAGGGCGTCGAGAAATCGTTCGCCATTCAAGCAGGCCGCGAGATTCGGATCATGGTTCGTCCAGAGCAGATCGACGATATGACAGCGCACCGCCTTGCACGCGATATCCGCAAGCGGATCGAGGAAGAACTGGATTATCCAGGGCATATCAAAGTAACGGTCATCCGCGAAACGCGCGCCGTTGAATACGCAAAATAA
- a CDS encoding helix-turn-helix domain-containing protein produces the protein MGQLGTKLKQARLEQGLSLEQLNERTKIQKHHLEGIETGDYSAIPGGFYACIYQALCTGGRHGRRCPVKGA, from the coding sequence ATGGGACAATTGGGCACGAAGCTGAAACAGGCAAGGCTGGAACAAGGCTTAAGCTTAGAACAGCTCAATGAGCGGACGAAAATCCAAAAGCATCATTTGGAAGGTATCGAAACAGGGGATTATTCGGCCATCCCTGGCGGTTTTTATGCGTGCATTTATCAAGCGCTATGCACAGGCGGTCGGCATGGACGGCGATGCCCTGTTAAGGGAGCATAA
- a CDS encoding competence/damage-inducible protein A: MNAEIIAVGSELLLGQITNTNARFISGHLAEIGINVYYHTVVGDNPERLKETIAVAESRADLIIFSGGLGPTKDDLTKQTIAHHLGTTLSMDDSAMESIAAFFERAGRPMTDNNKKQALVLAGSDVLVNENGMAPGMMYQNGDHMYMLLPGPPHELEPMFQFEAKPKLVRMLNEENIILSHVLRFYGIGEAELEDRLQDILDKQTNPTIAPLASAGEVTLRITAKTDTTDEAWKLIDGAKEEILERVGDYLYGYDDDSLASKAIDLLKQQGKTVSAAESLTAGLFQSELASVAGASAVLNGGVVTYNEQMKIQQLGMTQEFFKEHSVVSEETAAAMASAVREKFNTDISVSLTGAAGPDAHGEEPAGTVWIGIASDEGTKAYRLQLSGMRNTNRIRAVKLALYYLIRTLADEDARKI, translated from the coding sequence ATGAACGCTGAAATTATCGCAGTTGGCTCGGAGCTCCTGCTCGGCCAAATCACCAATACGAACGCCCGCTTCATTTCGGGGCATCTCGCTGAAATCGGGATCAATGTCTATTACCATACGGTTGTAGGCGACAATCCAGAGCGCTTGAAAGAAACGATCGCTGTCGCAGAATCCCGTGCAGACCTGATCATCTTCTCCGGAGGGCTCGGACCGACGAAAGACGATTTGACAAAACAGACCATCGCCCACCATCTGGGCACGACGCTTTCGATGGACGATTCGGCGATGGAATCGATTGCTGCGTTTTTCGAACGTGCCGGCCGCCCGATGACCGACAACAATAAAAAGCAGGCGCTAGTGCTTGCGGGCAGCGATGTGCTGGTCAATGAAAACGGCATGGCACCGGGAATGATGTATCAAAACGGCGATCATATGTATATGCTGCTGCCTGGGCCGCCGCATGAATTGGAGCCGATGTTCCAGTTCGAGGCGAAACCGAAATTGGTGCGCATGCTCAATGAGGAAAACATCATCCTTTCACATGTGCTGCGTTTTTACGGCATCGGGGAAGCGGAACTTGAAGACCGCCTGCAGGATATTTTGGATAAGCAGACCAACCCGACGATTGCTCCGCTGGCATCCGCAGGTGAAGTCACGCTGCGCATCACGGCAAAAACGGACACCACGGATGAGGCGTGGAAATTGATCGACGGCGCAAAAGAAGAAATCCTGGAGCGCGTCGGCGATTATCTGTATGGCTATGATGATGATTCTCTGGCATCGAAAGCCATCGATTTATTGAAACAGCAAGGCAAAACGGTTTCGGCGGCAGAAAGCTTGACGGCTGGCCTGTTCCAGTCCGAGCTTGCTTCTGTCGCAGGGGCGAGTGCTGTCTTGAATGGCGGCGTTGTCACCTATAACGAACAAATGAAAATCCAGCAGCTCGGCATGACACAAGAATTTTTCAAAGAGCATTCCGTCGTCAGCGAAGAAACGGCTGCAGCGATGGCTTCGGCTGTCCGAGAGAAATTCAATACCGATATCAGCGTCAGTTTGACCGGCGCGGCTGGGCCGGATGCACATGGCGAGGAACCGGCCGGAACGGTATGGATCGGCATCGCGAGCGATGAAGGGACGAAAGCCTATCGCCTTCAGCTGTCAGGAATGAGGAACACAAACCGCATCCGTGCCGTGAAACTGGCCTTGTACTATTTGATACGAACACTGGCAGATGAAGACGCACGCAAAATTTAA